The Mesorhizobium loti genome includes a region encoding these proteins:
- a CDS encoding efflux RND transporter periplasmic adaptor subunit — translation MSRNATSSALQPSPSSLLPFRTTPILVCAIASLLLAGCQKQEAAEHKLPIMVRTETVALADYAPRTSLTGVIAARTLNNLSFRVGGRVAERLVDVGQHVDPGAVLARIDPQEQESDLRSAQADLDAAQAQLTQSAAAFERQKTLLAQGFTTRRDYDAADQARKVAQGSVDQAQSALSNARENLSFTELKAGAAGVITARQVEAGQVVQAAQTVFTVAEDGDRDAVFNVQETLVAKTAPTPSVTITLLADPQVKAMGKVREIAPAVDPASGSIRVKIAIPDTPAGMPLGAAVIGSVSAQPSKAVILPWQALTSSEGKPAVWVVDPSSKAVTSTLVNVLAFDSGVVVVDKGLEAGQSVVTSGGQLLSPGQTVEISGAGQ, via the coding sequence ATGAGCAGGAACGCGACATCGTCCGCCTTGCAACCATCGCCCTCCAGCCTTTTGCCATTTCGAACCACCCCAATCCTTGTCTGCGCGATTGCGAGCCTGCTTCTTGCCGGTTGCCAGAAGCAGGAAGCGGCCGAGCACAAGCTGCCGATCATGGTGCGCACCGAAACGGTAGCGCTGGCCGACTATGCGCCGAGGACCTCGCTGACCGGCGTGATCGCGGCGCGCACGCTGAACAATCTGTCGTTCCGTGTCGGCGGCCGCGTCGCCGAGCGGCTCGTCGATGTCGGCCAGCATGTCGACCCAGGTGCGGTGCTTGCCCGCATCGACCCGCAGGAGCAGGAATCCGATCTGCGCTCCGCACAGGCCGATCTCGACGCAGCACAAGCGCAACTGACCCAGTCCGCCGCTGCCTTCGAGCGGCAGAAGACGCTGCTTGCCCAGGGGTTTACCACCAGGCGCGACTATGATGCGGCCGACCAGGCGCGGAAGGTGGCGCAAGGCAGTGTCGACCAAGCGCAAAGCGCACTCTCCAACGCCAGGGAGAATCTGTCCTTCACCGAACTCAAGGCGGGCGCCGCCGGCGTCATCACCGCCCGCCAGGTCGAAGCCGGGCAAGTGGTACAGGCGGCACAGACCGTCTTCACCGTGGCCGAGGACGGAGACCGCGACGCGGTGTTCAATGTCCAGGAAACGCTGGTCGCCAAAACAGCGCCAACGCCGTCGGTGACGATCACGCTGTTGGCCGACCCGCAGGTCAAGGCCATGGGCAAGGTGCGCGAAATTGCGCCGGCGGTCGATCCGGCTTCGGGTTCGATCCGGGTCAAGATCGCCATTCCTGACACGCCCGCAGGCATGCCGCTGGGCGCGGCGGTCATCGGCTCGGTCAGCGCCCAGCCGTCGAAAGCCGTCATTCTGCCCTGGCAAGCGTTGACATCGAGCGAAGGCAAGCCGGCCGTCTGGGTTGTTGACCCCTCGTCCAAGGCAGTGACGTCGACACTGGTCAATGTGCTGGCCTTCGATTCCGGTGTCGTCGTCGTCGACAAGGGGCTTGAGGCCGGGCAAAGCGTCGTCACATCAGGAGGCCAACTGCTCAGCCCGGGACAGACGGTCGAGATTTCGGGAGCCGGACAATGA
- a CDS encoding efflux RND transporter permease subunit, producing the protein MKGFNLSDWALNHRSLVWYFMLVFVVAGIFAYLNLGREEDPPFTIKTMVIQANWPGASVNETVRQVTDRIEKKLEELDSLDFTRSVTTAGKTVIFVNLKDTTKARDVVPNWTQVRNMVNDIQAQFPQGVQGPFFNDRFGDVYGNIYAFTSDGLTPRQLRDYVEDVRTRILTVPNAGKVDLVGDQDEAIYLEFSTRQIAALGLNQQAIVASLQAQNAITPSGVVESGPERVSVRVGGQFTSEDSLRGINLRVNDRFFRLSDVATIRRGYADPPTALFRFNGQDAIGLAIGMKPNANLLEFGAALEKKMNEVLADLPVGVGVHLVADQPVIVEEAVSGFTRALAEAVAIVLAVSFISLGMRAGFVVALSIPLVLAITFTVMAYLGISLQRISLGALIIALGLLVDDAMIAVEMMVARLEVGDNLRKAATYVYTSTAFPMLTGTLVTVAGFIPIGLNNSPAGEYTFTLFVVIAVSLLVSWIVAVLFAPLLGVTILPATMKQKHHDKPGRFTTLFRRVLLGSVRHHWLTIIATVLLFAGSIAGFGLVQQQFFPPSDRPELIVDWNLPQNSSVTETRDQIERFEQRALTGNPDIDHFSSYIGQGAVRFVLTFDVQPANPYFGQTVIVTKSIEARNRLKPVLEKLLREEFVGTDAFVKPLELGPPVGRPVQYRVGGPDIQTVRELAQQFAGLISVNPKLAASTFDWNEPQRVLRVDVLQDKARQLGITSSDIASALNSTVGGATITQVRDATYLINVIARSRGAERGSIDTLQNLQLPTGNGEAIPLAAVANFRYDLEQPTVWRRNRIPTITVRAGLVGDVLPATVVNELKPSVDAFIAKLPPGYSVQTAGSVEESAKSQGPIAAVVPLMLFVMATILMIQLQSFQRLFLVVAVAPLGLIGVVAALVPSGAPLGFVAILGVLALIGILIRNSVILIVQIEDLVAEGKDRWAAVIEATEHRMRPIALTAAAASLALIPIAREVFWGPMAYAMMGGIIAGTAITLLFLPALYVTWFRIKEPKAQEEPPVESGEPVQAQT; encoded by the coding sequence ATGAAGGGGTTCAACCTCTCGGACTGGGCGCTCAACCACCGGTCGCTGGTCTGGTACTTCATGCTGGTCTTCGTCGTTGCCGGCATCTTTGCCTACCTCAATCTCGGCCGCGAGGAAGACCCTCCCTTCACCATCAAGACCATGGTCATCCAGGCCAACTGGCCGGGCGCATCGGTCAACGAGACGGTGCGGCAAGTTACCGACCGCATCGAGAAGAAACTGGAGGAACTGGACAGTCTCGACTTCACCCGCTCGGTCACCACCGCTGGCAAGACCGTCATCTTCGTCAACCTGAAGGACACCACCAAGGCGCGCGATGTCGTGCCGAACTGGACTCAGGTGCGCAACATGGTCAACGACATCCAGGCGCAGTTTCCGCAAGGCGTGCAGGGGCCGTTCTTCAACGATCGCTTCGGCGACGTCTATGGCAATATCTACGCCTTCACCTCGGACGGGCTGACGCCGCGCCAGCTGCGCGATTATGTCGAGGATGTCAGGACGAGGATCCTGACCGTGCCCAACGCCGGCAAGGTCGATCTGGTCGGCGACCAGGACGAAGCCATCTATCTCGAATTCTCGACCCGCCAGATCGCTGCACTTGGTCTCAACCAGCAAGCGATCGTGGCCAGCCTGCAGGCGCAGAACGCCATAACGCCGTCGGGCGTCGTCGAATCCGGACCCGAGCGCGTCAGCGTCCGGGTCGGTGGCCAGTTCACCTCCGAGGACAGCCTGCGCGGCATCAATCTGCGCGTCAACGACCGCTTTTTCCGGCTGAGCGATGTGGCAACGATCCGGCGCGGCTATGCCGATCCGCCGACGGCGCTGTTCCGCTTCAACGGCCAGGACGCCATCGGGCTTGCCATCGGCATGAAGCCCAACGCCAATCTGCTCGAATTCGGCGCCGCACTTGAGAAGAAAATGAACGAGGTGCTGGCCGACCTGCCGGTCGGCGTCGGTGTGCATCTGGTCGCCGATCAGCCGGTGATCGTGGAGGAAGCGGTTTCGGGCTTCACCCGGGCGCTGGCCGAGGCGGTCGCCATCGTGCTGGCCGTGTCCTTCATCAGCCTCGGCATGCGCGCCGGCTTCGTCGTGGCGCTGTCGATCCCGCTGGTTCTGGCCATCACTTTCACGGTCATGGCCTATCTCGGCATCTCGCTGCAGCGCATCTCGCTGGGGGCACTGATCATCGCGCTCGGGCTGCTGGTCGACGACGCGATGATCGCCGTCGAGATGATGGTGGCGCGGCTGGAGGTCGGTGACAATCTGCGCAAGGCAGCGACCTATGTCTACACCTCGACCGCGTTCCCGATGCTGACCGGCACGCTGGTGACCGTCGCCGGCTTCATCCCGATCGGCCTCAACAACAGCCCCGCCGGTGAATACACTTTTACGCTGTTCGTCGTCATTGCCGTGTCGCTTCTGGTGTCGTGGATCGTGGCGGTGCTGTTCGCGCCGCTGCTCGGCGTCACCATCCTGCCGGCGACGATGAAACAAAAGCATCACGACAAGCCTGGCCGCTTCACCACCCTGTTCAGGCGCGTGCTGCTCGGCTCTGTGCGCCATCACTGGCTGACCATCATCGCCACCGTGCTGTTGTTTGCCGGCTCGATAGCCGGCTTCGGCCTCGTCCAGCAGCAGTTCTTTCCGCCGTCGGATCGGCCGGAGTTGATTGTCGACTGGAATCTGCCGCAGAACTCGTCGGTCACCGAGACCCGCGACCAGATCGAGCGTTTCGAGCAGCGAGCGCTGACCGGCAATCCCGATATCGACCATTTCAGTTCCTATATCGGCCAGGGTGCGGTGCGTTTCGTGCTCACCTTCGACGTACAGCCGGCCAATCCCTATTTCGGCCAGACGGTCATCGTCACCAAGAGCATCGAGGCGCGCAATCGGCTGAAGCCTGTGCTGGAGAAGCTGCTGCGCGAGGAATTCGTCGGCACCGACGCCTTCGTCAAGCCGCTCGAACTCGGACCGCCGGTCGGGCGTCCGGTACAGTACCGCGTCGGCGGCCCCGATATCCAGACGGTGCGCGAGCTGGCGCAGCAATTCGCCGGCCTGATTTCGGTCAATCCGAAGCTGGCGGCGTCGACCTTCGACTGGAACGAACCGCAGCGCGTGCTCAGGGTCGACGTGCTGCAGGACAAGGCGCGCCAGCTCGGCATCACCTCCTCCGATATCGCCAGCGCGCTGAACAGCACGGTCGGCGGCGCCACCATCACCCAGGTGCGCGACGCCACCTATCTGATCAACGTCATTGCGCGCTCGCGCGGGGCCGAACGCGGCTCGATCGATACGCTGCAGAACCTCCAGCTGCCAACCGGCAACGGTGAGGCGATCCCGCTCGCGGCGGTGGCGAACTTCCGCTACGACCTCGAACAGCCGACGGTGTGGCGGCGTAACCGCATTCCGACGATCACCGTGCGCGCCGGGCTGGTTGGCGATGTGCTGCCGGCCACCGTCGTCAACGAGCTGAAGCCATCGGTCGACGCCTTCATCGCCAAGCTGCCGCCGGGCTATTCAGTCCAGACCGCGGGCTCGGTCGAGGAGAGCGCCAAAAGCCAGGGACCTATCGCCGCGGTGGTGCCGCTGATGCTGTTCGTCATGGCGACCATCCTGATGATCCAGCTGCAAAGCTTCCAGCGCCTGTTCCTGGTCGTGGCGGTGGCGCCGCTCGGCCTGATCGGCGTGGTGGCCGCACTGGTGCCCAGCGGGGCGCCGCTTGGGTTCGTCGCCATTCTCGGCGTGCTGGCGCTGATCGGCATCCTGATCCGCAACTCGGTCATCCTGATCGTGCAGATCGAGGACCTCGTCGCCGAAGGCAAGGACCGCTGGGCCGCCGTCATCGAGGCGACGGAACACCGCATGCGGCCGATCGCGCTGACGGCGGCGGCCGCCAGCCTGGCGCTGATCCCGATCGCACGCGAAGTGTTCTGGGGGCCGATGGCCTATGCCATGATGGGCGGCATCATCGCCGGCACGGCGATCACGCTGCTGTTCCTGCCGGCGCTTTATGTGACGTGGTTCAGGATCAAGGAGCCGAAAGCCCAGGAAGAGCCACCCGTGGAGAGCGGCGAACCGGTGCAAGCTCAGACTTAA
- a CDS encoding efflux RND transporter periplasmic adaptor subunit: protein MRLPRILLFVPALTALVTLAACSKSDEKPPEIIRPVLSMVIEPRTSQTFGFAGSIEPQVSADLAFRLLGRVVSRDVKVGDIVSKGTTIATLDPTALELAVQAAKAELSNAEAQFTNAAASEDRQRQLLAAANTSQAVFEAAQQARQAAEAGVERAKAALSKSQEQLGYARLFSDFDGVVTATGAEVGQTVSPGLTIVTVARSDLREAVVDIPDQLIGDLAVGTPFEVILQSLPSIETEATLREIAPQADSSTRSRRVRLTLTDPPQAFRLGSTVTATRVAKVAPTIELPLSALLQKNGGDKVWIVDEKTSSVSTRDIKIASKGGASFIVAEGLEAGMRVVTAGVHSLVEGQKVKIPQGRAT from the coding sequence ATGAGATTGCCGCGCATCCTGCTTTTTGTGCCTGCCCTCACTGCACTGGTGACGCTCGCTGCCTGTTCGAAGTCGGATGAAAAGCCGCCCGAGATCATCCGGCCGGTGCTGTCGATGGTGATCGAGCCGCGGACGTCGCAGACCTTCGGCTTCGCCGGCTCCATCGAGCCGCAGGTCAGCGCCGATCTCGCCTTCCGCCTGCTCGGCCGCGTCGTCTCGCGCGACGTCAAGGTCGGCGACATTGTCAGCAAGGGAACCACGATCGCCACGCTCGATCCGACGGCGTTGGAACTTGCCGTGCAGGCGGCGAAGGCCGAACTCTCCAACGCTGAGGCGCAATTCACCAATGCCGCCGCCAGCGAGGACCGCCAACGTCAATTGCTTGCCGCCGCCAACACCTCGCAGGCCGTCTTCGAAGCCGCGCAACAGGCCAGGCAAGCCGCCGAAGCCGGCGTCGAACGGGCCAAGGCCGCACTGTCAAAATCGCAAGAGCAGCTTGGCTATGCGAGGCTGTTCTCGGACTTCGACGGCGTCGTCACCGCTACCGGCGCCGAAGTCGGCCAGACGGTCTCTCCCGGCCTGACCATCGTCACCGTGGCGCGCTCGGACCTGCGCGAAGCGGTGGTCGACATTCCCGACCAGCTGATCGGCGACCTTGCCGTCGGCACGCCCTTCGAGGTCATCCTGCAATCGCTGCCGTCTATCGAGACTGAAGCGACGCTGCGCGAGATCGCGCCGCAGGCCGACAGCTCGACCCGCAGCCGCCGCGTCCGGCTGACGCTCACCGACCCGCCGCAGGCCTTCCGGCTCGGCTCGACGGTGACCGCGACACGGGTGGCGAAAGTCGCGCCTACGATCGAGCTGCCGCTGTCGGCGCTGCTGCAGAAGAACGGCGGCGACAAGGTCTGGATCGTCGACGAAAAGACATCGAGCGTCTCCACGCGCGACATCAAGATTGCATCGAAGGGTGGCGCCAGCTTCATTGTCGCCGAAGGGCTCGAAGCGGGCATGCGCGTCGTCACCGCCGGCGTCCACAGCCTGGTTGAGGGCCAGAAGGTCAAGATCCCGCAAGGAAGGGCGACATGA
- a CDS encoding 4-aminobutyrate--2-oxoglutarate transaminase produces MKNSAISERKNQSISRGVGMTTQIYADRAENSEIWDVEGRRYIDFSSGIAVVNTGHRHPKVIEAVKAQLDRFTHTCHQVVPYESYVRLAERLNGMLPGKFEKKTIFVTTGAEAVENAIKIARNATGRPAVIAFAGGFHGRTFMGMALTGKVVPYKVGFGAMPGDVYHAPFPVPLHGVSVADSLAALDRLFKADVDPARVAAIIIEPVQGEGGFYEAPRDFLVALRKLCDQHGMLLIADEVQTGFARTGKMFAMDHHEVAADITTMAKSLAGGFPLAAVTGRAEIMDAPGPGGLGGTYGGSPIGVAAAHAVLDVIDDEKLCDRANTLGARLKQRLQSIRDDVPEIVDIRGLGFMNAVEFNDVKKGLPSAEIANAIRLKALDKGLILLTCGVYGNVIRFLAPITIQDSVMNEALDILESSIREVCAA; encoded by the coding sequence ATGAAGAATTCAGCCATTTCCGAACGCAAGAACCAGTCGATCTCGCGCGGCGTCGGCATGACCACGCAGATCTATGCCGACCGGGCTGAAAATTCGGAGATCTGGGATGTCGAAGGCCGCCGCTACATCGATTTCTCGTCGGGTATCGCCGTCGTCAACACCGGTCATCGCCACCCCAAGGTGATCGAGGCGGTCAAGGCGCAGCTCGACCGCTTCACCCACACCTGCCACCAGGTGGTGCCCTATGAGAGCTATGTGCGGCTGGCCGAACGGCTGAACGGCATGTTGCCCGGCAAGTTCGAGAAGAAGACGATCTTCGTCACCACCGGCGCCGAGGCGGTCGAGAACGCCATCAAGATCGCCCGCAACGCCACCGGCCGCCCGGCGGTCATCGCCTTCGCCGGCGGCTTCCATGGCCGCACCTTCATGGGCATGGCGCTGACCGGCAAGGTCGTGCCCTACAAGGTCGGCTTCGGCGCCATGCCGGGCGACGTCTACCACGCTCCGTTCCCGGTGCCGCTGCACGGCGTTTCGGTCGCCGATTCGCTGGCCGCACTCGACCGGCTGTTCAAGGCCGATGTCGACCCGGCCCGCGTCGCCGCCATCATCATCGAGCCGGTTCAGGGCGAGGGCGGCTTCTACGAGGCGCCGCGTGACTTCCTGGTTGCGCTGCGCAAGCTTTGCGACCAGCACGGCATGCTGCTGATCGCCGACGAAGTGCAGACCGGCTTTGCCCGCACCGGCAAGATGTTCGCGATGGATCACCATGAGGTGGCCGCCGACATCACCACCATGGCCAAGAGCCTGGCCGGCGGTTTCCCGCTGGCCGCGGTCACCGGCCGCGCCGAAATCATGGATGCGCCCGGCCCGGGCGGGCTCGGCGGCACCTATGGCGGCAGCCCGATCGGTGTCGCCGCCGCCCACGCCGTGCTCGACGTGATCGATGACGAAAAGCTCTGCGACCGCGCCAACACGCTGGGTGCAAGGCTGAAGCAGCGGCTGCAGTCGATCCGCGATGACGTGCCCGAGATCGTCGACATCAGGGGTCTCGGCTTCATGAACGCGGTCGAATTCAACGACGTCAAGAAGGGCCTGCCGTCGGCCGAGATCGCCAACGCGATCCGGCTGAAGGCGCTCGACAAGGGCCTGATCCTGCTGACCTGCGGCGTCTATGGCAACGTCATCCGCTTCCTAGCGCCGATCACCATCCAGGACAGCGTCATGAACGAGGCGCTCGACATCCTGGAAAGCTCGATCCGCGAAGTCTGCGCTGCGTAG